The proteins below are encoded in one region of Halalkalicoccus jeotgali B3:
- a CDS encoding NADH-quinone oxidoreductase subunit N, with translation MVTDAGTWIALAPVVVLAVTSFALFLLDSVNPGKTNNGLLAGLSLAGVLGSLAVTVWYFFTGVGRPEGLSLLGDQVIVDGMSLFFTFIVTSVAALVVLASYDYLHDQPHKGEFYSLIVLAATGMALMANANSLMTVFISLELASLSSYALVAFLKHNRGSVEGGLKYFLIGALSSAIFVYGISLVYATTGSLQLGAVAAGIEETENVGILGVGTLMLVGGFAYKTASVPFHFWAPEAYEGAPAPVSAFISSASKAAGFVIAFRVFVEAFPLDVVAGLGIDWVLIFQVLAVVTMLVGNFAAALQENVKRMLAYSSVGHAGYVLIGLAALGGGNDAAVMGAAMMHLLVYGFMNTGAFLFIALAEYRGVGRTFEDYNGMWRQSPIACAAVTVFLFSLAGLPIGGGFLSKYVLFTAAIGAGYWWLAAVGALASALSLFYYSRLVKAIWIEDPIRELDVSRQPVGLYAAIVAAAVMTVALIPAFPVVDLAQAAAGALLA, from the coding sequence CGAACAACGGGCTGCTCGCGGGTCTCTCGCTCGCGGGCGTCCTCGGGTCGCTTGCGGTCACCGTCTGGTACTTCTTTACCGGCGTCGGCCGCCCGGAGGGGCTCTCCTTGCTCGGCGATCAGGTGATCGTCGACGGCATGAGCCTCTTCTTTACGTTCATCGTCACGAGCGTGGCCGCGCTCGTCGTGCTGGCTAGCTACGACTACCTACACGACCAGCCCCACAAGGGCGAGTTCTACTCGCTGATCGTGCTCGCGGCGACCGGGATGGCCCTGATGGCCAACGCGAACAGCCTGATGACGGTCTTCATCAGTCTCGAACTCGCGAGCCTCTCCTCGTACGCGCTGGTTGCGTTTCTCAAGCACAACCGCGGCAGCGTCGAGGGCGGTCTGAAGTATTTCCTGATCGGGGCGCTCTCGTCTGCGATCTTCGTCTACGGGATCAGCCTCGTCTACGCGACGACGGGCTCGCTCCAGCTCGGTGCGGTCGCCGCGGGGATCGAGGAGACCGAGAACGTCGGTATCCTCGGCGTGGGCACGCTGATGCTGGTCGGCGGGTTCGCCTACAAGACCGCCTCGGTGCCGTTTCACTTCTGGGCGCCAGAAGCCTACGAGGGCGCGCCCGCACCCGTCAGCGCCTTCATCTCCTCGGCGTCGAAGGCCGCCGGCTTCGTGATCGCCTTCCGCGTGTTCGTCGAGGCGTTCCCCCTCGACGTCGTCGCCGGACTCGGGATCGACTGGGTGTTGATCTTTCAGGTGCTCGCGGTCGTGACGATGCTCGTGGGTAACTTCGCCGCGGCGCTACAGGAGAACGTCAAGCGGATGCTCGCTTACTCGTCGGTCGGGCACGCCGGCTACGTTCTGATCGGGCTGGCGGCGCTCGGTGGCGGCAACGACGCGGCCGTGATGGGTGCGGCGATGATGCACCTGCTGGTCTATGGCTTCATGAACACCGGCGCGTTCCTCTTTATCGCGCTCGCGGAATATCGCGGTGTCGGGCGCACCTTCGAGGACTACAACGGCATGTGGCGCCAGTCCCCGATCGCCTGCGCGGCGGTGACGGTGTTCCTCTTCAGCCTCGCGGGACTGCCCATCGGGGGCGGGTTCCTCTCGAAGTACGTCCTGTTCACGGCGGCCATCGGGGCGGGCTACTGGTGGCTCGCGGCGGTCGGCGCGCTCGCGAGCGCGCTGTCGCTGTTTTACTACTCCCGGCTGGTCAAGGCGATCTGGATCGAGGACCCGATTCGGGAACTCGACGTCTCGCGCCAGCCCGTCGGGCTGTACGCGGCGATCGTCGCCGCGGCGGTCATGACCGTCGCGCTGATTCCGGCGTTCCCGGTCGTCGACCTCGCACAGGCCGCCGCGGGCGCGCTGCTGGCCTGA